The Oryzias latipes chromosome 4, ASM223467v1 genome includes a window with the following:
- the LOC101174656 gene encoding zinc finger protein 420 gives MSSVQALGSFISRRLSAAAARISTRAEQTIAQYEEELDRQRRLPDTRRKSEPEEQTDVLTQLHPSGIEDLCNHEKNCDVKQEEPEPPRIKDEEEEEELCVKPNEEQQDSEKQETESQKKDLNLKKLKRYYCPECGRSYPLKCRLKTHMRTHTGEQFTCGECGKSFTRPDVLTVHMRIHTGAKPYTCKTCGEAFGRRDKLNIHRRIHTGEKPFLCQECGKNCVDRYYLNKHMETHTRREGTRVRKRRRRKRKPECTHSWQTDIQRGACSVRFSSVCLRLSAAMSSVQSLRDFIGERLTTAAEEILREFEKTIVRYEEEIDRQRRLLDTSRKTHPSPRNSAVFTKHHGSTDEDLRDENTYTSVKQEEPQIKDEVEELCISQDEELLDLKEETDSLMIPPYEEDHCFEDYLNIHQVITSLTATNVPEESTPPADAETLAEKKDDQDKSLISKTVSLSGSQPYSDSKKSKKSFTQKSQKLPDGDRFPCEVCGKSFRTAAILVAHMRIHTGEKPFSCNVCGKRFTACGTLANHMIIHVNKRPFSCLLCDKSFKQRRHLNVHMRVHSGEKPYSCEECGLSYKSNSALKSHKRVHAADDDLEGTDQGADATGCPTACEKPFNKETQKQDKSYTCEQCGKSFSQDLGLMRHMRLHTDERPFVCKVCGKTFKQSVSLKNHTRIHTGEKPFSCKVCGRSFTLGSTLIRHMKVHTGERPFLCKVCGKTFVKRDHLQGHTRIHTGETPFSCQVCGKSFKLSVNLKSHLRIHTGERPFSCEVCGRRFVQNSQLKVHMRMHVTSPNEPLACEECGQTFSQIRKLKRHMAAHSRHKSIACEECGETFGSTLTFNDHMKIHTSEEALLRQSQSVSVERC, from the exons ATGTCTTCAGTTCAGGCTCTTGGAAGCTTCATCAGCAGACGGTTGTCGGCGGCTGCTGCGAGGATATCCACGAGGGCTGAACAAACCATCGCACAGTACGAGGAGGAGCTGGACCGCCAGCGCAGGCTGCCGGACACCCGCCGGAAGTCTGAGCCTGAGGAGCAAACAGACG TTCTCACCCAGCTTCACCCGAGCGGAATTGAGGATCTCTGTAACCATGAGAAGAACTGTGATGTGAagcaggaggaaccagaacctccacggATTaaagacgaggaggaggaggaggagctctgtGTCAAACCGAATGAAGAGCAGCAGGACTCAGAAAAGCAGGAGACCGAGTCGCAGAAAAAAGACCTAAACCTCAAGAAACTCAAACGCTATTACTGTCCAGAGTGTGGTAGAAGTTACCCGTTGAAGTGCCGCCTAAAAAcccacatgagaactcacacggGGGAGCAGTTTACATGTGGAGAATGTGGCAAAAGCTTCACGCGCCCTGATGTCCTCACGGTCCACATGCGGATCCACACCGGCGCCAAGCCGTACACCTGTAAAACCTGCGGCGAGGCGTTCGGCCGCCGCGACAAACTGAACATCCACAGAAGGATTCACACTGGGGAAAAGCCCTTCCTGTGCCAGGAGTGTGGCAAAAACTGTGTGGATCGGTACTATCTGAACAAACACATGGAAACCCACACCAGGAGGGAGGGGACAagggtgaggaagaggaggaggaggaagaggaagcctGAGTGCACC CACAGCTGGCAGACGGACATCCAAAGAGGCGCTTGCAGCGTTCGCTTCAGTTCTGTCTGTTTACGTTTGTCCGCCGCCATGTCTTCTGTCCAGTCTCTGAGAGACTTCATCGGCGAGAGACTAACGACCGCTGCTGAAGAAATACTGAGAGAGTTCGAGAAAACCATCGTCCGGTACGAGGAGGAGATCGACCGgcagcgcagactgctggacACCAGCCGGAAGACTCATCCGTCACCGAGGAACTCTGCAG TCTTCACCAAGCATCATGGGAGCACAGATGAGGATCTCCGTGATGAGAACACCTACACCAGCGTGAAGCAGGAAGAGCCACAGATTAAAGATGAGGTGGAAGAGCTCTGCATCAGCCAGGATGAAGAGCTGCTGGATCTGAAGGAGGAGACGGACTCCCTAATGATTCCTCCATATGAGGAAGATCACTGCTTTGAAGATTATTTAAACATTCACCAGGTAATAACTAGCTTAACAGCCACTAATGTCCCTGAAGAATCGacaccccctgcagatgcaGAGACTTTAGCAGAGAAGAAAGACGACCAAGACAAAAGTCTCATCAGTAAAACGGTTAGCCTGTCGGGAAGTCAGCCCTACTCTGACTCAAAAAAATCGAAGAAGTCCTTCACGCAGAAGTCGCAAAAACTCCCAGATGGAGACAGGTTTCCCTGTGAAGTGTGTGGTAAAAGTTTCCGCACGGCTGCGATCCTGGTCGCCCATATGAGGATCCACACGGGGGAGAAGCCCTTCTCCTGTAACGTGTGCGGCAAACGCTTCACGGCGTGCGGGACGCTGGCGAACCACATGATTATCCACGTCAACAAGAGGCCGTTCTCCTGCTTGCTGTGCGACAAAAGCTTCAAGCAACGACGACACCTGAACGTCCACATGAGGGTCCATTCGGGAGAAAAGCCCTACTCCTGTGAGGAATGCGGCTTGAGTTACAAAAGCAACAGCGCGCTAAAAAGTCACAAAAGAGTCCATGCTGCAGATGATGACCTAGAGGGCACGGATCAGGGGGCTGACGCCACGGGATGTCCCACCGCTTGTGAGAAACCCTTTAATAAGGAGACgcagaaacaagacaagagCTATACGTGTGAACAATGTGGTAAGAGTTTCAGTCAGGACCTCGGGCTGATGAGACACATGCGACTCCACACAGACGAGAGGCCTTTTGTGTGCAAAGTTTGCGGGAAAACCTTCAAACAGAGCGTAAGTCTGAAAAACCACACCAGAATCCACACGGGCGAGAAGCCCTTCTCCTGTAAAGTCTGTGGCAGAAGTTTCACGCTGGGCTCCACGCTGATTCGACACATGAAGGTCCACACCGGGGAGAGGCCCTTCCTGTGTAAAGTCTGCGGCAAAACGTTTGTGAAACGAGATCACCTGCAAGGCCACACGAGGATCCACACCGGAGAGACTCCCTTCTCATGCCAAGTGTGTGGAAAAAGCTTCAAGCTGAGCGTGAACCTGAAGAGCCACCTGAGGATCCACACAGGAGAGAGGCCGTTCTCCTGCGAGGTTTGTGGCAGGCGTTTTGTGCAGAATAGTCAGCTGAAAGTCCACATGCGCATGCACGTGACCAGCCCAAACGAGCCCCTCGCCTGTGAGGAATGCGGGCAAACCTTCAGTCAGATCAGGAAACTCAAGAGGCACATGGCCGCCCACAGCAGACACAAGTCCATCGCCTGTGAGGAGTGTGGAGAAACCTTTGGAAGTACGTTAACGTTCAACGATCACATGAAGATTCACACCTCGGAGGAGGCGCTCCTCCGTCAGTCTCAAAGCGTCAGTGTGGAGCGGTGCTGA